In Macrobrachium nipponense isolate FS-2020 chromosome 36, ASM1510439v2, whole genome shotgun sequence, a genomic segment contains:
- the LOC135203471 gene encoding carbohydrate sulfotransferase 12-like encodes METGDSDIMGIPEYKSWSPERLHGRDNILQQRIGLHLTLTSKTSSCKLLLRQAEFVTASITMVRLRKFYTCLRSLPVYTFTIFLVVVYYFYSRDGKPQQLNTWLATRQQLFNFPPEKINETLQGKLNFGLIRDIQWKAESPQNSSIQGVLDEKELEAKIRMERRRSHIQELCMEPRFNWCHIDSVLYNRVGMFYQYNATVCTIAKAGSSTWRAHLRRVNKGPPFNQPMEDDDIWRAFLSQPRETVLENVLASNKIITVRHPLTRLVSAYRNKYKGGKPMPRHRPKFEDRKRQRIAGSYWDDRFYQFWLPALFVNNKVPPDTHLKVGMKDPIDPTVRYSTEEYERLYHVLRPKLSFTQFLKFVVYQHETGTPDAHWRPYHASCCPCHFDYHFVTKIETLSEDLVYVFKALGIPADPDTSMNQLRSNVAASMYKDFQYYREVPLTLKKDIHKWIKQDMDLFEYELPKNFLS; translated from the exons ATGGAGACTGGAGATTCAGATATCATGGGAATTCCAGAATACAAGTCATGGAGTCCTGAGAGGCTCCATGGCAGAGATAATATACTTCAGCAAAGAATTGGTCTACATCTCACGTTAACGAGTAAGACCTCGAGCTGCAAGCTCCTGCTACGTCAA GCTGAGTTCGTCACTGCATCTATTACAATGGTCAGACTCCGGAAGTTTTACACGTGTTTGAGGTCCTTGCCTGTATATACTTTCACGATTTTCTTAGTCGTGGTATACTACTTTTACAGCAGAGACGGAAAACCCCAACAGCTGAATACATGGTTAGCTACAAGACAACAACTCTTCAATTTTCCCCCAGAGAAGATTAACGAAACACTCCAGGGAAAGCTGAACTTTGGTCTGATCCGGGACATCCAATGGAAGGCCGAGTCTCCACAGAATTCGTCCATTCAGGGGGTCCTGGATGAAAAGGAACTGGAAGCCAAGATTCGAATGGAACGGCGGAGGAGCCACATCCAGGAACTGTGCATGGAACCGCGATTCAACTGGTGTCATATTGATTCAGTGCTGTACAACCGAGTTGGAATGTTTTACCAGTACAACGCCACTGTTTGCACTATTGCTAAG GCTGGATCTTCCACGTGGCGAGCACACCTCAGGCGTGTCAACAAGGGCCCGCCCTTCAACCAGCCTATGGAGGATGACGACATCTGGAGAGCTTTCCTGAGTCAGCCCAGAGAAACTGTCTTGGAAAACGTACTTGCCTCAAACAAAATCATCACAGTCAG GCATCCACTGACCCGACTTGTATCAGCTTACCGGAACAAGTACAAAGGAGGAAAGCCGATGCCCCGACACAGGCCAAAGTTCGAGGACAGGAAACGCCAG CGGATAGCAGGAAGTTACTGGGATGACAGATTCTACCAGTTTTGGCTGCCCGCCCTCTTCGTCAATAACAAAGTGCCCCCGGATACCCACCTCAAGGTGGGCATGAAGGACCCCATCGATCCTACCGTAAG GTATTCCACTGAAGAATACGAGAGATTGTATCACGTTCTCAGGCCAAAATTGTCTTTTACACAATTCCTGAAATTCGTGGTTTACCAGCACGAGACGGGAACACCAGATGCTCACTG GAGACCCTACCACGCCTCCTGCTGCCCCTGCCACTTCGATTACCACTTCGTCACGAAGATCGAGACCCTTTCTGAGGACCTGGTCTACGTCTTCAAGGCCCTGGGCATTCCTGCTGACCCTGACACCTCCATGAATCAGCTCAGGTCAAACGTGGCTGCTTCCATGTACAAGGATTTCCA gtaTTACCGAGAAGTCCCCCTGACCCTCAAGAAGGACATTCACAAGTGGATTAAACAGGACATGGACTTATTCGAGTACGAACTTCCTAAGAATTTTCTGAGTTAG